GACCCGTGGGGGTCCTCGACCATCGCCGACTACCACAAACTGTTCGAGCAGTTCGGCATCGAGGAGTTCGACGAGGTGTTGCCCGCGGTCCCGAACCCCCACTACCTGATGCGCCGGGGCGTCATCTTCGGCCACCGCGACTACCGGCCGGTCGCCGACGCCATGCGCGAGGGCGAACCGTTCGCGGCCCTCTCGGGGTTCATGCCGACCGGCGACCCCCACATCGGTCACAAGATGGTCTTCGACGAGATCGTCTGGCACCAACAGCAGGGCGGGGACGCCTACGGCCTCATCGCGGATCTGGAGGCCCACGCCGCTCGCGGGCTGACCTGGGCGGAGATCGACGAACACGCCCGCAGCTACGTCCTCTCCTTGCTCGCGCTCGGGTTCGACCCTGAGGAGGGGGAACTGTACCGACAGTCCGAGAACCGCCAGTTACAGGACCTCGCCTTCGAACTCGGAGCCGAAGCCAACGCCTCCGAACTACAGGCCATCTACGACTTCGACGGGGAGACGAACATCTCCTACATGCAGTCGGTCGTCACCCAGATGGCCGACATCCTCTACCCACAACTGGAGGAACCAAAGCCGACGGTCATCCCCGTCGGCCCGGACCAGGACCCCCACATGCGTCTGGCCCGGGACCTGGCCGCGCGGATGCGCTACTTCGGCGTCACCGAGGCCTTCGCGAGTTTCGAGACCGGGCCGACCGAGCGGGCGCTGCTCCGGCAGGCCTACGACGCACGCGGGGAGTACGCCGACGACCCCGAGCGGCCACGCTGTGTCGAGGCCGCCGACTGGCTCCGCGAGGCCGAACCCACACCCGACGACGCCCGCGAGTCGGTCGCCGAGAAACTCGACAACGCCGGCAAGGAACCGCTCCGCCCGCGAACACGAATCTACGATCGCAACGCGACCGACGCGGCCTTCGAGGCCCTGATCGAGGCCGTCGACGGCGAGAAACGCGTCTACGACGAACACGTCGACGCCTTCGAGCTGGACGCTGCCGAGGCGGAACGACTGGCCCGCGAGGTCGAACTCGACAACGGCGGCCACGGTTTCGTCCCGCCGTCATCGATCTATCACCGGTTCATGACCGGCCTCACCGGCGGGAAGATGTCCTCCTCGATTCCGGCCTCCCACATCTCGCTGCTGGACGACCCTGAAGACGGCTACGACAAGGTCAAGTCGGCGACGACCGGCGGCCGCTCGACCGCCGAGGAGCAACGCGAGAAGGGCGGGAAAGCCGACGAGTGTCCGGTCTACGAACTGTACGCCTATCTGCTGGCCGGCGAGGACGACGCGTTCGCCGAGGAGGTCTACGAGGAGTGTGTCGGCGGCGAACGGCTCTGTGGCGGCTGTAAGGAGCAGGCCGCCGAACTGATGGAGTCGTTCCTCGAAGAGCACCAGGAGAAACGCGCCGAGTGGGAAGCGAAACTCGACGACCTCGACATCGAGTTCGACTCGGACCGCAAGCGAGCCTGAGGCTACAGGCCGTCCAGCGCCGCGACGACGACTTTCGCGGTCACTTCCGCCGCGGCTTCGCCCCCGTCGACGGCGACCTCGACGACTTCTCCGCCGGTGTCGACCAGTACCGTCGCGGCCTCGCCGCTGCCCTCGACGGCGACTTCGGCCGCTCGTTCGCCGGTCTCGACGACGGTATCGACCTGCTCTGTGGGCAGCGCCGCTCCCTCCCGGACCGTCGCATCCGGGTTCAGATCGTCGCTCTCGGGGACCGAGAGGTCGCCAAGCGCGGCTTCGATCTGTGACGGGTCCGGCGTCGCGCCGGCGAGTCCCTGCTGGAGTTCCTCGCCGACCGTGGCGACGACGTTTCCGGGTATCTGGGAGAGATCCAGGGCCGTGCCGACCCAGCGCTCGACTGTCGATGCGCCCCGCCGTTCCGACTCGTCGTCGGGGACCATATTCCGGGATCTGACCGGCTGTCCTATATGGTTTGGCCCGTCGACCCGACCCTCGACACAACCCTTTTGGCCGGCCGTCACGATCGGTCCCACATGGCATCCGAATCCCACCGTGCCGACGCCGCTCGCCAGCCACCTCGCCGTCCGGGGTTCGGCTTCTTCTTCGCCGCCTGACGGGTGGCGGACTCCGGGCGCGCCCAGGGGCGTTCCCGGACGAAACCGCTCGACGAGCGAGGATCGCCCTCGCGTGAAGTGAGAACCGTTAACTGAGCGACCCGCGGTTATCCCCACAAGACCGAGACACCCGTATGAAACGACCACAGGCACAGGTGGCCGTCCTGCAGGCCGCCGACGCACAGGAGGACCGACGTATCGACGACGTGGCGAGCGAGGCCGACCTGCAACCGCAGGCGGCCGCCCGCGCCGCGTTCGAACTGGAAGCCGACGGGCTGGTCGCCGTCTCCGAGGAGACCGTCGCCCACTACGAACTCACCGAGGAGGGCGACCGCTACGTCCGCGAGAGCCTGCCCGAACAGGACCTCTACGCCGCCGCGATGGACGCCGGTGCCGGCGACGGTCCCGTCCAGATGGGCCAGGTCATCGGGGCCTCGGGCCTCGAAGGCGGCGCCGTCGACATCGCGCTGTCGAACTACGCCCGGAAGGGGTACGGCGAGATCGACAGCGGCGAGATCACCGCCGATCCCGATGTCTCCCCCGGGCAGGACCCGGAGATGCTCGCGCTGGAAGCCGTCGCCGACGGTCGCGTCGACGACGCCGAGGAGGCTGCGCTCGACCAACTGGAACGCCGAGGGCTCGTCGAGGTCCACGAGGAGACGATCCGCTCGGTGGTGCTGACCGACGACGGCGTCACCGCGCTGATGGAGGGCGTCGAGGTCGCCGAGACGGTCGACCAACTCACCCCCGAACTGCTCACCAGCGGCGAGTGGGACGAGGTGGAGTTCACCGAGTACAACGTCGAGGCCGACGCCGAGGACGCTCCCCACGGCAAGGAACACATCCTCCGACAGACCGCAAACCGCGTCAAGGACACGCTGGTCGGGATGGGTTTTCAGGAGATGGAGGGTCCCCACGTCGACGCCCAGTTCTGGATCAACGACTGCCTGTTCATGCCCCAGGACCACCCCGCACGGACCCACTGG
Above is a window of Haloarcula halophila DNA encoding:
- a CDS encoding tryptophan--tRNA ligase, giving the protein MTRDTHTDDGSTDDQPRPDDATNDTNRSPSSLRPDGGTDAAGADDVRLDPWGSSTIADYHKLFEQFGIEEFDEVLPAVPNPHYLMRRGVIFGHRDYRPVADAMREGEPFAALSGFMPTGDPHIGHKMVFDEIVWHQQQGGDAYGLIADLEAHAARGLTWAEIDEHARSYVLSLLALGFDPEEGELYRQSENRQLQDLAFELGAEANASELQAIYDFDGETNISYMQSVVTQMADILYPQLEEPKPTVIPVGPDQDPHMRLARDLAARMRYFGVTEAFASFETGPTERALLRQAYDARGEYADDPERPRCVEAADWLREAEPTPDDARESVAEKLDNAGKEPLRPRTRIYDRNATDAAFEALIEAVDGEKRVYDEHVDAFELDAAEAERLAREVELDNGGHGFVPPSSIYHRFMTGLTGGKMSSSIPASHISLLDDPEDGYDKVKSATTGGRSTAEEQREKGGKADECPVYELYAYLLAGEDDAFAEEVYEECVGGERLCGGCKEQAAELMESFLEEHQEKRAEWEAKLDDLDIEFDSDRKRA
- a CDS encoding phenylalanine--tRNA ligase subunit alpha, which produces MKRPQAQVAVLQAADAQEDRRIDDVASEADLQPQAAARAAFELEADGLVAVSEETVAHYELTEEGDRYVRESLPEQDLYAAAMDAGAGDGPVQMGQVIGASGLEGGAVDIALSNYARKGYGEIDSGEITADPDVSPGQDPEMLALEAVADGRVDDAEEAALDQLERRGLVEVHEETIRSVVLTDDGVTALMEGVEVAETVDQLTPELLTSGEWDEVEFTEYNVEADAEDAPHGKEHILRQTANRVKDTLVGMGFQEMEGPHVDAQFWINDCLFMPQDHPARTHWDQFALEQPDEIGDLPEELVDRVRSAHKEGVGPDGEGYHSPWEEDVARGLDLRGHTTSLSMRYLSGEEVGELEPPERYFSVEKVYRNDTLDPTHLLEFFQIEGWVMAEDLSVRDLMGTFTEFYEQFGITDLEFKPHYNPYTEPSFELFGTHPETGEIVEVGNSGIFRDEVLEPLGVDCDVMAWGLSLERLLMLIYGFEDIRDVHGTLCDLELLRETEVMH